One segment of Pseudodesulfovibrio sp. 5S69 DNA contains the following:
- a CDS encoding amidohydrolase family protein — MVKKDEHIPLIGIEEHFLTEEVIQAWDRANLSASDPSLAHNAGVIGQRLLDVSQGRVELMDEAGVDVQVLSLTTPALHELGPESINIAKRCNDAIAETIVRHPGRFQGYATLPVVDPEAAALELERCVKTLGFKGTMLGGRVGDRNLDHPDFAPIFESASALHVPVSLHPRTPPIAVREAYYSGMSPDLEIALATYGLGWHYDAGVQFVRLLVSGLFDRLPKLQLILGHWGEMVLFFSERMAALGRSAKLDKPVMDYLKSNLYVTASGMFSANYLARAASIVGKDRLLFSTDFPYQYRPGHDARRFLNECGLEGEELAAFAHGNWDRLTKNCGQ, encoded by the coding sequence ATGGTAAAGAAGGATGAACATATTCCTTTGATCGGCATTGAAGAACATTTTCTCACGGAGGAAGTGATTCAAGCCTGGGATAGGGCGAATCTATCCGCCTCCGATCCCAGCCTGGCGCATAATGCTGGTGTTATCGGGCAACGTTTGCTGGATGTGTCCCAAGGGCGTGTTGAATTAATGGACGAAGCCGGAGTCGACGTGCAGGTGCTCTCGCTCACCACTCCGGCTTTGCATGAACTGGGTCCGGAAAGTATCAATATAGCTAAGCGTTGCAATGATGCTATCGCCGAAACGATTGTCCGTCATCCGGGCCGGTTCCAGGGTTATGCAACCTTGCCGGTGGTTGATCCGGAGGCGGCCGCCCTGGAACTGGAACGTTGCGTTAAAACGCTTGGTTTCAAAGGGACGATGCTGGGGGGGCGCGTTGGAGATCGTAATCTGGATCATCCTGACTTCGCACCGATATTTGAGAGCGCCAGTGCGCTGCATGTCCCGGTTAGTCTGCACCCCCGTACACCGCCAATTGCTGTACGGGAAGCCTACTACAGCGGGATGAGTCCTGATCTAGAGATTGCCTTGGCGACGTATGGCCTCGGCTGGCATTACGATGCCGGAGTGCAGTTTGTCCGGCTTCTCGTGTCAGGTCTCTTTGACCGTCTGCCTAAATTACAGCTTATCCTGGGGCACTGGGGAGAAATGGTGTTGTTCTTTTCGGAACGTATGGCTGCACTGGGACGTTCCGCGAAACTGGATAAACCTGTAATGGATTATCTGAAAAGTAATCTGTACGTGACCGCCAGTGGCATGTTTTCAGCCAATTATCTGGCACGTGCCGCCAGCATTGTAGGTAAAGATCGGTTGCTGTTCTCGACGGATTTTCCGTATCAGTATCGCCCTGGCCATGATGCCCGCCGCTTTTTAAATGAGTGTGGTTTGGAGGGGGAGGAGCTGGCTGCCTTCGCCCACGGTAATTGGGATCGCCTGACAAAAAACTGCGGCCAATAA
- a CDS encoding PAS domain-containing sensor histidine kinase, which produces MVTSLGEYIRDNELWLMERILQYAKKQGYTVYTSTLVEAWRISIVGLTDAIIDALERIGEGLPEFSPHDKLSESSIAQFGIKEARLHRERGISLQMFLGLYKYYRYSFVDLARRMEASPEEILHNKHFIERTFDLIEIAFCSEWSGIELDNEILELQSANREVTNEKSKYLTLFESLGIPSFLIGKDGTVDNINNAAAKSLGYTSHSGATYYGTKKDMQELSIGKDIHEMLPWISEELDSFLLGDFAFKTFEHTEEATDGYHFYFVSLARMKDVSGKFEGGIITIEDRTNQKQMEMELAHARKLESIGQLASGIAHEINTPLQYIANNLKFLQESWQEISQLIDLSSLTEASSDETLAEDLNYVMSEVPKAILESQNGIDQVSKIVQTLKRLAHPDNHSFVHIHLGEVFENIVNITRNEWKHIAVVKINCDPQLHLIQGIMGDINQIILNLMINAAQAIQERGAGDNTSGEITLEARNNDEAVEITVQDNGCGIPESISHRVFDPFFTTKEIGKGTGQGLGIVHSLVEKNHGKIFFSSVVGEGTTFTIHFPRSNR; this is translated from the coding sequence ATGGTTACCAGCCTTGGTGAATATATAAGAGATAATGAATTATGGCTTATGGAGAGAATACTACAGTACGCCAAGAAGCAGGGATATACAGTATACACTTCGACTCTTGTTGAGGCATGGAGGATATCCATTGTCGGCTTAACCGATGCTATAATTGATGCCCTCGAAAGGATAGGTGAAGGACTCCCAGAGTTCTCTCCTCACGATAAATTAAGTGAAAGTTCCATTGCACAGTTTGGCATCAAGGAAGCCCGCCTTCATCGAGAACGTGGGATCAGCCTCCAAATGTTCCTAGGTCTCTACAAGTACTATCGCTATTCATTTGTAGACCTTGCCAGGCGCATGGAGGCTTCCCCTGAAGAGATACTCCATAACAAGCATTTTATTGAGCGCACCTTTGACCTCATTGAAATTGCCTTCTGTTCTGAATGGTCCGGCATAGAGCTTGACAACGAAATACTGGAACTCCAATCAGCAAATCGTGAAGTGACAAATGAAAAAAGCAAGTACCTCACCCTATTTGAGAGCCTTGGGATTCCGTCATTTTTGATTGGAAAAGATGGTACCGTGGACAATATCAACAACGCAGCAGCAAAGAGCCTTGGTTACACCTCACACTCTGGTGCCACTTATTATGGAACAAAGAAAGACATGCAGGAGCTATCAATCGGCAAGGACATCCACGAAATGCTGCCTTGGATTTCTGAGGAATTAGACTCGTTTCTACTCGGAGATTTCGCTTTCAAAACTTTTGAGCATACCGAAGAAGCAACCGATGGATACCATTTCTATTTCGTTAGCCTCGCACGAATGAAGGATGTGAGTGGTAAATTCGAAGGTGGTATTATTACTATCGAAGACCGCACAAATCAAAAACAAATGGAAATGGAGTTAGCTCACGCACGAAAGCTCGAAAGCATTGGTCAACTGGCTTCTGGCATTGCCCACGAAATCAATACGCCATTACAATATATCGCCAATAACCTGAAATTCCTTCAAGAGTCCTGGCAAGAGATAAGCCAACTGATTGATTTGTCCTCTTTGACGGAAGCTTCTTCCGACGAAACTCTGGCCGAAGATTTGAATTACGTTATGAGTGAAGTCCCAAAGGCCATACTCGAATCCCAAAATGGCATTGATCAGGTCTCCAAAATTGTCCAAACCCTAAAAAGACTGGCTCATCCCGACAACCATTCATTTGTGCATATACATCTAGGTGAAGTTTTCGAAAACATAGTTAATATAACCCGAAATGAATGGAAACACATAGCGGTGGTTAAAATCAATTGCGATCCCCAATTACACCTTATCCAAGGCATCATGGGAGACATCAACCAAATTATCTTGAATCTCATGATAAATGCTGCCCAAGCCATTCAAGAGAGAGGAGCAGGAGACAACACCTCAGGGGAAATTACTCTTGAGGCAAGGAACAATGACGAAGCAGTTGAAATAACCGTGCAAGACAATGGGTGTGGCATACCAGAGTCAATTTCTCACAGGGTTTTCGATCCATTCTTTACGACCAAAGAGATAGGAAAAGGAACTGGGCAGGGGTTGGGGATTGTGCATTCGCTTGTCGAGAAAAACCATGGGAAAATATTTTTTTCCTCCGTAGTGGGTGAAGGAACTACATTCACAATTCATTTCCCAAGATCGAATAGATAA
- the ccsA gene encoding cytochrome c biogenesis protein CcsA, whose amino-acid sequence MSALLSLHIIVCSLGYLLFGITCVIAFVYLKRERAIKTKAFRLGEGFRWSLHDLDRSLFVSLALGFVAMGLGLIMGIAFQGAKDGMVDLTSPRILFPAVIWLFYLLILSFRLTTGLRGKIPSYMAVYGFHAVVMSFVLEFYLATT is encoded by the coding sequence ATGTCAGCACTTTTGTCTCTTCATATTATCGTTTGCTCTCTGGGCTATTTGCTTTTTGGAATCACCTGCGTGATCGCCTTTGTCTATCTGAAGAGAGAAAGAGCGATCAAGACCAAGGCGTTCAGATTGGGTGAGGGATTCCGCTGGAGTCTCCATGATCTGGACCGAAGTCTTTTTGTCTCCCTGGCCCTCGGTTTTGTGGCGATGGGCCTGGGGCTCATCATGGGCATAGCTTTTCAGGGCGCCAAAGATGGAATGGTTGATCTGACTTCGCCACGGATACTCTTTCCAGCCGTCATTTGGCTTTTCTATCTGCTCATTTTGTCCTTCAGGCTGACAACGGGACTGCGCGGTAAAATTCCTTCCTATATGGCTGTCTATGGTTTTCATGCAGTGGTGATGTCCTTTGTCCTGGAGTTCTATCTGGCGACAACCTGA
- a CDS encoding Spy/CpxP family protein refolding chaperone, whose protein sequence is MRKMLIIGVLVGVVMLGACTRYAAMKGPFDGNEVNTAFVEYVVDNAQDRLDLTDEQRDQFRVMVEEMAARALEQRPEVAALREKMAEEVRKPRLDMDTMEALMRERMQLFRIIVEEEKDEFVAFHATLTDEQKGALAQLILDHGKKGWHGSH, encoded by the coding sequence ATGAGAAAGATGTTGATTATCGGTGTGTTGGTCGGCGTTGTCATGCTTGGTGCCTGCACCAGATATGCAGCGATGAAGGGCCCCTTCGACGGCAATGAAGTCAACACCGCTTTTGTTGAGTATGTTGTGGATAACGCCCAAGATAGGCTTGATTTGACGGACGAACAGCGTGATCAGTTCAGAGTGATGGTGGAAGAAATGGCCGCCAGAGCGCTTGAACAGCGTCCCGAGGTAGCTGCGTTGCGAGAAAAAATGGCTGAAGAAGTTCGTAAGCCGCGACTCGACATGGATACGATGGAAGCTTTAATGAGAGAGCGCATGCAGCTCTTCCGCATCATCGTGGAAGAAGAGAAGGATGAATTTGTCGCTTTTCATGCAACGCTGACGGATGAACAAAAAGGCGCTCTGGCCCAACTGATTCTTGATCATGGGAAGAAGGGCTGGCACGGCAGCCACTAA
- a CDS encoding response regulator transcription factor, with protein MANTILVIEDDADLQQLLKEYLAGFGYTVHPEGTPEAGLDAFKSLSPDLVILDVMLPGINGFEVCRRIRQDSQIPIIMLTARGDVMDRVAGLEIGADDYLPKPFEPRELVARIQSILRRSQHNTTSGKGEFGSLRIDFDGRAALLNGEDIGLTTNEFNALAVLARNPGKTFSRDDLMQELRGLDSESFNRSIDITMSRIRQKLGDDPKHPRYIKTIWGTGYAFIGQGSEDG; from the coding sequence ATGGCAAATACCATTTTAGTCATCGAGGACGACGCCGATCTCCAGCAACTCCTGAAAGAGTACCTGGCCGGGTTCGGTTATACAGTCCATCCCGAAGGAACGCCCGAAGCAGGTTTGGATGCCTTCAAATCCCTTTCCCCCGACCTGGTCATTCTGGATGTCATGCTCCCCGGAATAAACGGCTTCGAGGTCTGTCGCCGTATTCGCCAGGACTCGCAGATCCCGATCATCATGCTCACCGCTCGCGGTGACGTCATGGACCGGGTGGCCGGGCTTGAAATCGGTGCTGATGACTACTTGCCCAAGCCGTTCGAACCTCGTGAACTCGTCGCCCGCATCCAATCCATCCTGCGTCGCAGCCAGCATAATACGACGTCCGGAAAAGGGGAGTTCGGCTCGCTTCGTATCGACTTCGACGGCCGTGCCGCGCTACTCAATGGGGAGGACATCGGCCTGACCACCAATGAATTCAACGCCCTTGCCGTTTTGGCCCGCAACCCCGGAAAAACATTCAGCAGGGACGATCTTATGCAAGAGTTGCGAGGCCTGGACAGTGAATCTTTCAACCGCTCCATAGATATCACCATGAGTCGCATCCGCCAGAAGCTCGGCGACGATCCCAAACATCCCAGATACATCAAAACAATCTGGGGAACCGGCTATGCCTTTATTGGGCAGGGAAGTGAAGATGGCTAG
- a CDS encoding sensor histidine kinase translates to MARVCRRIRQSLFTKLALVLVMGVVAINAVTIHLYTTQKREYDTTLNLSLLQYARHLADQVGSPPDRSKAEALARQRPMRITYTGKTSWVVGETEETFPERFLVPRFSQEGIEILNLHENYRLRVSLASGGLLTFDLFSTEAERSALRQFGVYFLVGSCLIMLAIYLVLRLLLRPIEWLTEGAESVRDGKLDTRVRTRGSGQLRELCETFNQMAIRLESLVTGQRDLLLGVSHELRTPLTRLKLRLEMLGTKVDTTAIKQDVGEMETMITSLLETAKMHHGADGVRAQSMDMAQLVASVASGYQAQPPGITVDIPQEPVLAMVDPQKITMALNTLLDNAIKYSAPDGPPVEVSLRVRDHEVSIIITDHGIGIPEESISHLFDPFYRVDESRTRDTGGYGLGLYLCQTIIKAHRAHIEVVSTLGVGTTFRVTFQS, encoded by the coding sequence ATGGCTAGAGTTTGTCGAAGGATCAGGCAATCCCTGTTCACTAAATTGGCCTTGGTGCTCGTCATGGGGGTTGTGGCCATCAATGCCGTCACCATCCATCTCTACACCACCCAGAAACGTGAATATGACACCACGCTAAACCTGAGTTTGCTGCAGTATGCCCGTCACCTTGCCGACCAGGTCGGCTCCCCGCCAGACAGGAGTAAGGCGGAGGCTCTGGCTCGCCAACGGCCCATGCGCATCACCTATACGGGGAAAACTTCATGGGTGGTTGGCGAAACGGAGGAGACATTTCCAGAAAGATTCCTTGTGCCGCGTTTTTCTCAAGAGGGGATTGAAATACTCAATCTTCATGAGAATTACAGACTGCGCGTTTCGCTTGCCTCTGGTGGACTTTTGACTTTTGATCTGTTTTCCACAGAAGCCGAACGGTCTGCGTTGCGTCAATTCGGGGTTTATTTCCTCGTCGGCTCTTGCCTGATCATGCTGGCCATCTATCTCGTCCTGCGGCTCCTTCTTCGGCCCATTGAATGGTTGACCGAAGGGGCCGAGTCTGTCCGGGATGGCAAGCTTGACACACGTGTGCGGACGAGAGGTTCCGGCCAGCTCAGAGAGCTCTGTGAAACCTTTAACCAAATGGCGATTCGACTGGAAAGCCTTGTGACAGGACAACGTGATTTGTTGCTTGGAGTCAGCCATGAGTTGCGAACTCCGCTCACCCGCCTCAAGCTACGATTGGAAATGCTGGGCACCAAGGTCGACACCACGGCTATTAAGCAGGATGTGGGGGAAATGGAAACCATGATCACCTCGCTGCTGGAAACTGCGAAAATGCACCACGGAGCCGATGGTGTCCGAGCACAGTCGATGGATATGGCGCAACTCGTCGCCTCTGTTGCAAGCGGTTATCAAGCCCAGCCTCCCGGGATTACGGTGGACATCCCTCAAGAGCCGGTCTTGGCAATGGTCGATCCACAAAAAATAACTATGGCCTTGAACACGTTGCTGGACAACGCAATCAAGTATTCCGCCCCGGATGGCCCGCCTGTCGAGGTCTCGCTACGAGTGAGAGACCATGAGGTCAGCATTATCATCACAGATCACGGCATAGGCATCCCGGAAGAATCGATCAGTCACCTTTTTGATCCTTTCTACAGAGTGGACGAATCGCGAACCCGCGACACTGGAGGGTATGGCCTGGGCCTTTATCTTTGCCAAACGATCATCAAAGCGCATAGGGCGCATATTGAAGTGGTGAGTACCTTGGGCGTGGGAACGACGTTTCGGGTAACTTTTCAATCGTGA
- a CDS encoding radical SAM protein — MELLNIYNDQCPSKTDDNEYKGFEQGPIRPPSEAGSLLLRITRNCPWNQCTFCGLYKGQKFSLRPVDHILRDIDLVHQNVEKLLDLEKLHGRMLWSHFHALEKDPGFDRQAIYAAYNFINNGMRSIFMQDGNSFILKPDDLVLILKHVRECFPDVDRITTYARSKSVAKVSDEDMIRISEAGLNRVHIGMESGSDKVLKAVKKGVDKSTQIAAGQKVKRAGMELSEYWMLGLGGRSLSRENAVETADALNQINPDFIRLRTLGLPDSAPLAAQYEAGEFDKMGEVETAQELLLMLDSLAGIDATVCNDHVLNLFQEVDGKITESREVMTKPVRAFLDLPPEEQMLFSIGRRTHCFSRFSDLNDPQKRRYAKQRCRELGVSLENWDHVVDQILKQFI; from the coding sequence ATGGAACTCTTGAACATATATAATGATCAATGTCCGTCTAAGACGGACGACAACGAGTACAAAGGCTTTGAACAGGGGCCGATCCGACCACCGAGCGAAGCCGGAAGCTTGCTTCTGCGTATCACCCGTAATTGTCCTTGGAACCAATGCACTTTCTGCGGGTTATACAAGGGCCAGAAATTCTCCTTGCGCCCGGTGGACCATATCCTGCGCGATATCGATCTGGTGCATCAAAACGTAGAAAAGCTTTTAGACCTTGAGAAGCTCCATGGGCGCATGCTTTGGAGCCATTTTCATGCCTTAGAGAAGGATCCTGGCTTTGACCGCCAAGCGATATACGCTGCCTACAATTTCATCAATAACGGCATGCGCTCCATCTTCATGCAGGACGGCAACAGCTTCATTCTCAAACCGGATGATCTTGTTCTGATTCTGAAACATGTCCGTGAATGCTTCCCGGATGTAGATCGCATCACGACCTATGCCCGTTCCAAATCTGTGGCAAAGGTCAGCGACGAAGACATGATACGGATTAGTGAAGCAGGTCTCAATCGCGTCCACATCGGCATGGAATCCGGATCGGACAAAGTCCTCAAGGCGGTTAAGAAGGGTGTGGACAAGTCCACTCAGATCGCGGCAGGACAAAAGGTCAAACGTGCCGGCATGGAATTATCCGAATACTGGATGCTAGGGCTGGGTGGTCGCTCCCTGTCACGGGAGAACGCTGTTGAGACAGCAGACGCCTTGAACCAGATAAATCCGGACTTCATCAGACTGCGCACTCTGGGCCTACCGGACAGCGCCCCCCTCGCGGCACAATATGAGGCTGGCGAATTCGACAAGATGGGCGAAGTTGAGACAGCGCAAGAACTCCTGCTCATGCTGGATTCATTGGCTGGAATCGACGCCACTGTGTGCAACGATCATGTCCTCAATCTCTTCCAGGAAGTTGATGGGAAAATTACTGAAAGCAGAGAAGTCATGACTAAGCCAGTAAGGGCCTTTCTCGACCTGCCGCCGGAGGAACAGATGCTCTTCTCCATCGGCCGTCGCACTCATTGCTTTTCACGTTTCTCGGACCTGAACGATCCCCAAAAAAGGCGCTACGCAAAACAACGATGTCGTGAACTCGGTGTATCTTTGGAGAACTGGGACCACGTTGTGGATCAAATATTAAAACAATTCATCTAA
- a CDS encoding IclR family transcriptional regulator has product MSEGRIIQSVARALSILELFEGSSIDLSVTEIANKLDLSKSTAFGLINTLAHKGYLEQNPRDSRYSLGLKLLRLGGMVRKHSILCRKARPYLEQLVDEFSETVHLAVEKNGLVVYIEKIRGDKTIFVQSDVGAENPMYCTGVGKCLLAYMPEERRERIIRQMGELERRGPNTITDRDELRKELESIRGKGYCYDDEEYAPGLLCVAAPVESPGAGVVAAVSLSGAKAGIPSRKMEELTARVVEVAGMISAEL; this is encoded by the coding sequence ATGTCAGAAGGTAGGATCATACAGTCGGTAGCTAGGGCGCTGAGCATTTTGGAGCTGTTTGAGGGCTCCTCAATAGATCTGAGCGTTACGGAGATCGCCAATAAGCTCGATTTGAGCAAGAGTACTGCCTTTGGACTGATCAACACCCTGGCTCACAAAGGGTATCTTGAGCAGAATCCGCGTGATTCCAGATATTCACTCGGACTCAAGCTGCTTCGTCTGGGTGGCATGGTCAGAAAACACAGCATCTTGTGTCGCAAGGCCAGGCCCTATCTGGAGCAGTTGGTAGACGAGTTCTCGGAGACCGTGCATTTGGCCGTGGAGAAAAACGGCTTGGTTGTCTACATAGAGAAGATCCGCGGTGACAAGACCATATTCGTGCAGTCGGATGTGGGCGCGGAAAATCCCATGTACTGCACCGGTGTCGGGAAGTGCTTGCTGGCCTACATGCCCGAGGAGCGTCGGGAGCGTATCATCCGGCAGATGGGCGAACTGGAGCGGCGCGGCCCCAATACGATCACTGATCGTGATGAACTCCGAAAAGAGCTTGAGAGCATCAGGGGCAAGGGGTATTGCTACGATGACGAGGAGTATGCACCTGGTCTGCTTTGTGTTGCCGCTCCGGTCGAAAGCCCGGGGGCAGGCGTTGTGGCTGCAGTGAGTCTTTCCGGAGCCAAAGCCGGCATTCCGTCCAGAAAAATGGAGGAACTGACGGCACGAGTGGTGGAAGTGGCCGGAATGATCAGCGCTGAATTGTAA
- a CDS encoding dihydrodipicolinate synthase family protein — translation MYKGIYTAIATLFDVEGVVDKAANARLVDYLIEAGTDGALFLGSTGEFFNMNMEEKKEHFSFIADHAKGRFSLFAGTGGMDIRETIELTQHVQECGFDAAVVMCPYYFNLPETNIREYFDQVASNVDIDILLYNFPARNGVTYSPEMIRSLVEDHKHIVGIKDSGSTLEDMRRYISEVANAIDGFSVFSGFDEFLVPNLLSGGAGTIGALPNFEPELFVKLRKAVEAGDLDAVRAGQKRLAGLMKLYTVTNPFVASVKYAINQKVVPTYPAMRFSSLTISEEEMARVNEIIA, via the coding sequence ATGTACAAAGGTATTTACACGGCAATTGCCACATTGTTCGACGTGGAAGGTGTCGTGGATAAGGCGGCCAACGCCAGGCTCGTCGACTACCTCATCGAAGCCGGGACGGACGGAGCTCTGTTCCTGGGTAGCACCGGCGAGTTCTTCAACATGAATATGGAGGAGAAGAAGGAGCACTTCTCGTTCATAGCCGACCATGCAAAGGGACGGTTTTCTCTGTTCGCCGGGACCGGCGGCATGGATATACGCGAGACCATTGAACTGACGCAGCATGTGCAGGAGTGTGGTTTTGACGCGGCCGTGGTCATGTGCCCCTACTATTTCAACCTGCCGGAAACAAATATTCGAGAATATTTTGACCAGGTTGCGTCCAATGTGGACATCGACATACTGCTTTACAATTTCCCGGCACGGAATGGCGTGACCTACTCCCCGGAAATGATTCGGTCCCTTGTCGAGGATCACAAGCACATCGTGGGCATCAAGGATTCAGGGTCCACCCTGGAGGACATGCGCCGCTACATCAGTGAAGTGGCCAATGCTATTGACGGGTTCAGTGTCTTCTCCGGGTTCGATGAGTTCTTGGTGCCAAACCTGCTTTCCGGCGGTGCGGGAACTATTGGAGCCCTGCCCAACTTTGAACCGGAGCTGTTCGTCAAGTTGCGCAAAGCCGTCGAGGCGGGTGACCTTGATGCCGTCCGCGCAGGCCAGAAGCGTCTGGCCGGTCTCATGAAGCTGTACACAGTGACCAATCCGTTCGTGGCTTCCGTCAAGTACGCGATCAATCAAAAGGTCGTTCCCACATATCCTGCAATGCGATTCAGTTCCCTGACCATCTCCGAGGAGGAAATGGCCCGGGTGAACGAAATTATTGCCTGA
- a CDS encoding GntP family permease, giving the protein MTPGIFIVVLAVAIAVLMLLIMKIKMHPVLALFLTTLGLGLALGNGVVGSVSLINSGFGGTLKGIGVTIILGSILAMGIQDSGAATSIANFFTRLFRGKCLELAPALTAFIVSIPVFGDITMVLTAPIASILSLRRKISMSSMAAFTGLGLFLTHGLVPPTPGILAIALLYGADLGLTIFWGTIISAIAFFGTWLLLRSWCAKEWIAPREDFVEGFEPAKSDAVEEIVIHEPNLPNAFLAFLPVLIPVVLITFASFAKVSMGEGSAVLGFFSSVGDRVIALLLGVVFTIVLGFIKADKVMAHHKRITGSDKESLKEIIFHNWVGRGLVVALLPLLITAMGGAMGATLKAAPVIKELGVLVTSSNILPILVPYLTAVILMTAVGSMTTAGLTAAAIILPMMDSLGLSPLAATLSIGAGTMMVNHLNNSGFWIMSQFFNLNTKQGIKYITVPCAVASVISIVALMILVSMGLI; this is encoded by the coding sequence ATGACTCCTGGTATTTTTATAGTTGTTCTGGCGGTAGCTATCGCGGTCCTGATGCTGCTGATAATGAAGATCAAGATGCACCCGGTGCTGGCATTGTTTCTTACGACCCTGGGGCTTGGTCTGGCCCTTGGCAACGGCGTGGTTGGGTCGGTCAGTCTGATCAACTCAGGGTTCGGCGGTACTCTGAAAGGTATTGGTGTAACCATCATCCTGGGGTCCATCCTGGCCATGGGTATTCAGGATTCCGGGGCAGCTACATCCATTGCCAACTTCTTTACCCGCCTGTTCCGGGGTAAATGCCTTGAACTTGCACCGGCTCTGACCGCCTTCATCGTGTCCATTCCGGTCTTCGGCGACATCACCATGGTGCTGACCGCGCCCATCGCTTCGATTCTGTCTCTGCGCCGAAAGATATCCATGTCTTCCATGGCCGCGTTCACCGGCCTCGGGCTGTTTCTGACCCACGGTCTGGTTCCACCTACTCCTGGTATTCTGGCCATCGCTCTGTTGTATGGTGCGGACCTCGGTCTGACGATCTTCTGGGGTACGATCATCAGCGCCATTGCATTCTTCGGTACCTGGCTGCTGCTCCGCTCCTGGTGCGCCAAGGAATGGATCGCCCCTCGTGAGGACTTTGTTGAAGGCTTTGAACCGGCCAAGTCCGATGCCGTTGAAGAGATCGTCATCCACGAACCCAATCTGCCCAACGCCTTCCTGGCCTTTTTGCCGGTTCTGATTCCGGTTGTGCTCATCACCTTCGCCTCGTTCGCCAAGGTTTCCATGGGGGAAGGCAGCGCTGTTTTGGGCTTCTTTTCCTCGGTCGGTGACCGTGTGATCGCCCTGTTGCTGGGCGTGGTTTTCACCATCGTTCTCGGCTTCATCAAGGCCGACAAGGTCATGGCCCACCACAAGCGGATTACCGGCAGCGACAAGGAATCCCTCAAGGAAATCATATTCCACAACTGGGTTGGCCGCGGTCTTGTCGTGGCGCTGCTTCCCCTGTTGATCACCGCCATGGGTGGTGCCATGGGCGCGACCCTCAAGGCCGCTCCCGTCATCAAGGAACTGGGCGTGCTGGTCACTTCCAGCAATATCCTGCCGATCCTGGTGCCGTATCTGACTGCCGTGATCCTGATGACCGCCGTCGGTTCCATGACCACAGCCGGTCTGACCGCCGCCGCTATCATCCTGCCCATGATGGATTCTCTGGGGCTGTCTCCTCTGGCAGCCACCCTGTCCATCGGTGCTGGGACCATGATGGTCAACCATCTGAACAACAGCGGCTTCTGGATTATGTCCCAATTCTTCAACCTGAATACAAAACAGGGGATCAAGTACATTACGGTCCCGTGCGCCGTGGCTTCGGTCATCTCTATTGTTGCATTGATGATCCTGGTTTCCATGGGCCTCATCTAA